From a region of the Thermodesulfobacteriota bacterium genome:
- the miaA gene encoding tRNA (adenosine(37)-N6)-dimethylallyltransferase MiaA has protein sequence MKLKDKENANLPPVIVLCGPTGVGKTAYAIELARAFGGQIVGADSMQIYRHMDIGTAKPTVQERQQVPHFMIDIVDPDEEFSAGQYGRMAGEVLAGMHKAGILPFLVGGTGLYIKACLRGLFREGPADGRVLNELKDEAAEKGAAAMYERLRSCDPESAERINPNDVFRIVRALELFAVTGRPASEHIRSHGFSEQRYNALKICLYPEREEMYQAIDTRVDAMLAAGFAEEVKGLLDRGYGPELKSMQSIGYRHMVAYLLGKTSRQEMVETMKRDTRRYAKRQLTWFRGDSEVVWVRKEEGLDRMFGLVKAFIDDTKGEEFSR, from the coding sequence TTGAAATTAAAAGATAAAGAAAACGCAAACCTCCCCCCCGTCATCGTCCTCTGCGGGCCGACGGGTGTCGGCAAAACCGCCTATGCCATTGAGCTGGCCCGGGCCTTCGGCGGGCAGATTGTGGGCGCTGACTCCATGCAGATTTACCGGCACATGGATATCGGCACGGCTAAGCCAACGGTGCAGGAGAGACAGCAGGTCCCGCACTTCATGATTGATATCGTCGACCCAGATGAGGAATTCAGCGCCGGGCAGTATGGCCGGATGGCCGGAGAGGTGCTGGCCGGAATGCACAAGGCCGGGATTCTTCCCTTTCTGGTCGGCGGCACGGGGTTGTACATCAAGGCCTGTCTCAGGGGGCTTTTCCGGGAAGGACCGGCAGACGGCCGGGTGTTAAATGAACTGAAAGACGAGGCCGCGGAAAAGGGTGCTGCCGCCATGTATGAGCGGCTGCGGTCCTGTGATCCGGAATCAGCCGAACGCATCAACCCCAACGATGTCTTCCGGATTGTCCGGGCCCTGGAGCTGTTTGCCGTTACCGGCCGGCCGGCCTCCGAACATATCCGCTCTCACGGGTTTTCGGAACAGCGATATAACGCATTGAAAATATGTCTGTATCCGGAACGGGAGGAGATGTACCAGGCCATTGACACCCGGGTGGACGCCATGCTGGCGGCGGGTTTTGCCGAAGAAGTTAAAGGATTGCTGGACAGGGGATATGGCCCGGAGTTAAAATCCATGCAGTCCATCGGCTACCGGCACATGGTCGCATATCTTCTCGGGAAGACTTCCCGGCAGGAAATGGTCGAGACCATGAAACGGGATACCCGGCGGTATGCCAAGCGTCAGTTGACCTGGTTCCGGGGGGATTCCGAGGTGGTCTGGGTCCGCAAGGAAGAGGGGCTGGATCGGATGTTCGGCCTGGTCAAGGCGTTTATTGACGACACAAAAGGAGAAGAATTTTCCCGATGA